One genomic window of Paenisporosarcina antarctica includes the following:
- a CDS encoding helix-turn-helix domain-containing protein: MYYLSEYQTFTSVKEMDKHVQQHTNAHYHELIQTDRDVLSLLSRYSCKFPGAAHLKVETIMKALSKSDVTIRRAIRKLAKLHIIEKISFIRRVSKGYGANILRILPFEDKSTMITRSSTESVTPVSVQSPEIEKQTSLSNNLIQDTYDTEDAIKEGLITKLPERIGRILGAFFDMNTVYKVYGIMLRAKAKIDRTMMFEEYEEDYISAILSVVNAYKRGRVKNIFGVLYAAILSATKRLYVTALFNDAMDR, from the coding sequence ATGTATTATTTATCAGAGTATCAAACATTTACTAGCGTCAAAGAAATGGATAAGCATGTTCAGCAGCATACCAATGCCCATTATCATGAGTTAATCCAAACGGATCGCGACGTCCTATCTTTACTTAGTCGATACTCTTGTAAATTTCCTGGGGCTGCTCATTTGAAAGTAGAAACGATCATGAAGGCATTGTCAAAGTCAGATGTGACGATTCGTCGTGCCATTCGTAAATTGGCGAAGTTACATATTATCGAAAAAATCTCGTTTATACGTCGCGTCTCAAAAGGCTATGGTGCGAACATTCTTCGTATTTTACCCTTTGAAGACAAGTCGACTATGATCACTCGCAGTTCTACCGAAAGTGTTACGCCTGTAAGCGTTCAATCTCCTGAAATCGAGAAACAAACCTCTCTTTCTAATAATCTTATACAGGATACATATGATACAGAGGACGCGATTAAGGAGGGGTTAATTACCAAGTTACCAGAAAGAATCGGACGTATTTTGGGTGCTTTCTTTGACATGAATACCGTTTATAAAGTGTATGGCATCATGCTGCGAGCTAAAGCAAAAATAGATCGAACCATGATGTTTGAGGAGTATGAAGAAGACTATATTAGCGCGATTCTTTCCGTGGTCAATGCCTATAAACGAGGACGAGTTAAGAATATATTTGGTGTATTATATGCAGCGATTCTAAGTGCCACAAAGCGTTTATATGTGACGGCTTTATTT